The following coding sequences lie in one Streptomyces sp. NBC_00510 genomic window:
- a CDS encoding sodium:solute symporter yields the protein MRQLDLVVIVVYLIAIAWIGLRLAGRQKTAKDYFVGEGHMPWWTVSFSVVATETSVLTVISVPGGAYSGQGFGNVELALGYVIGRVVVATVLIPLYKRGGFVSAYQYLGSRFGLKLQGLASVTFVFTRLLAEGVRLFASAIPIKLLLDEFGVHAGYRLIIIVLTVITVVYTYLGGIKAVIWTDAIQMGLYLGGAILAIAVLSGHVGGSGFSDALHSGHFKLFDTNFDLAHVLTSPFALPTAIIGGAIFAMASHGSDQLIVQRVLATRSLRDGQKAMIASGVFVTLQFAAFSLVGALLWSYNKGKSFSELGLHSSDNLYPNFILHGLPVVISGLLVAGILGAAMGSLSSALNSMSNSTVADIIHSFFRSTPSEESLLKLARVMTLVWAVLMAIFACAFSTSTGNVYLTGLTIAGYTYGALLGAFLLGRIIRRANEVDAVVAFLVTVGVMTYIVRSVKIDVTVAGATVPTAIAAQWLVPIGVLITLVIGGVMSLFHKAPEVREVREVELTDGGPGSGSGSGRVAAGAGLE from the coding sequence GTGCGCCAACTCGACCTCGTCGTGATCGTCGTCTATCTGATCGCCATCGCCTGGATCGGACTGCGACTGGCCGGACGGCAGAAAACGGCGAAGGACTACTTCGTCGGCGAAGGGCACATGCCCTGGTGGACCGTCTCCTTCTCCGTGGTGGCCACCGAGACCAGCGTGCTGACCGTCATCAGCGTGCCCGGCGGCGCCTACAGCGGTCAGGGCTTCGGCAACGTCGAACTCGCCCTCGGCTACGTCATCGGCCGCGTGGTCGTCGCCACCGTGCTGATCCCCCTGTACAAGCGCGGCGGGTTCGTCAGCGCCTACCAGTACCTGGGCAGCAGATTCGGGCTGAAGCTGCAAGGACTCGCCTCGGTGACCTTCGTCTTCACCCGCCTCCTCGCCGAGGGCGTCCGCCTGTTCGCCTCCGCGATCCCGATCAAGCTGCTGCTCGACGAGTTCGGCGTGCACGCCGGTTACCGCCTGATCATCATCGTCCTCACGGTGATCACCGTCGTCTACACCTACCTCGGCGGCATCAAGGCGGTCATCTGGACCGACGCCATCCAGATGGGCCTGTACCTGGGCGGTGCCATCCTCGCCATCGCCGTGCTCTCCGGCCACGTCGGCGGCAGCGGCTTCTCCGACGCCCTGCACTCGGGCCACTTCAAGCTGTTCGACACCAACTTCGACCTGGCGCACGTCCTCACCAGCCCGTTCGCCCTGCCGACCGCGATCATCGGTGGCGCCATCTTCGCGATGGCAAGCCACGGGTCCGACCAGCTGATCGTCCAGCGCGTCCTGGCCACCCGCTCGCTGCGCGACGGCCAGAAGGCCATGATCGCCTCCGGTGTCTTCGTCACCCTCCAGTTCGCCGCCTTCTCGCTCGTCGGCGCGCTGCTGTGGTCGTACAACAAGGGCAAGAGCTTCTCCGAGCTGGGTCTGCACAGCTCCGACAACCTCTACCCGAACTTCATCCTGCACGGGCTGCCCGTGGTGATCTCCGGCCTGCTCGTGGCCGGCATCCTCGGCGCGGCGATGGGCTCGCTGTCCTCGGCGCTGAACTCCATGTCCAACTCGACCGTCGCCGACATCATCCACAGCTTCTTCCGCAGCACCCCGTCGGAGGAGTCGCTGCTCAAGCTCGCGCGGGTGATGACGCTGGTGTGGGCCGTGCTGATGGCCATCTTCGCCTGTGCCTTCAGCACCAGCACCGGCAACGTCTACCTGACCGGTCTGACCATCGCGGGCTACACCTACGGGGCGCTGCTCGGCGCCTTCCTGCTCGGCCGGATCATCAGGCGCGCCAACGAGGTCGACGCGGTCGTCGCGTTCCTGGTCACGGTCGGCGTGATGACCTACATCGTGCGCTCGGTGAAGATCGACGTCACCGTGGCGGGCGCGACGGTGCCGACCGCCATCGCCGCCCAGTGGCTGGTGCCGATCGGCGTGCTGATCACCCTGGTCATCGGCGGTGTGATGAGCCTGTTCCACAAGGCCCCCGAGGTCCGCGAGGTGCGCGAGGTCGAGCTGACCGACGGCGGCCCCGGGTCCGGCTCCGGCTCCGGTCGTGTTGCGGCGGGCGCCGGCCTCGAGTGA
- a CDS encoding anhydro-N-acetylmuramic acid kinase, which yields MRVIGLMSGTSYDAIEAAAADLTLDGETLLMRPLGHLSVPYADDLRDLISATLPPATTTTQAVCALDTGIGQAFADAAARALDELCAGAADLVVSHGQTMHHWVEDGTVRGTLQLGQPAWIAEATGLPVVSDLRSRDVAAGGQGAPLVGMTDTLLLRGLPGVPAALNLGGIANITVVAPGAEPLAFDTGPANALLDAAVRHFTGGAAAYDEDGRRAAAGRTDPDLLKVLLDDPYYRRPAPKSTGKELFHLPYLQRALAAVPAPGTDDVLATLTRLTAVTVADACRAHGVTSLVVSGGGARNPVLMRMIGEELPGVTLRPSDDLGLPSDAKEALAFAVLGFLTVHGLPGTLTSGTGARRATVLGSITPGLAPLRLPEPAAQPPRLLRITDPAH from the coding sequence ATGCGTGTGATCGGCCTGATGTCGGGCACCTCGTACGACGCCATCGAGGCGGCCGCCGCCGACCTCACCCTGGACGGCGAGACCCTGCTCATGCGGCCGCTCGGTCATCTGTCCGTGCCCTACGCCGACGACCTGCGGGACCTGATCAGCGCGACCCTGCCGCCAGCGACGACGACCACCCAGGCCGTGTGCGCGCTGGACACCGGCATCGGCCAGGCCTTCGCCGACGCCGCGGCACGCGCGCTCGACGAGCTGTGCGCGGGCGCCGCCGACCTCGTCGTGTCCCACGGCCAGACGATGCACCACTGGGTCGAGGACGGCACCGTCCGCGGCACCCTGCAACTGGGCCAGCCGGCCTGGATCGCCGAGGCCACCGGGCTGCCGGTGGTGTCCGACCTGCGCAGCAGGGACGTCGCCGCCGGCGGCCAGGGCGCCCCGCTGGTCGGGATGACCGACACCCTGCTGCTGCGCGGGCTCCCGGGAGTGCCCGCCGCGCTCAACCTCGGCGGCATCGCCAACATCACCGTCGTCGCCCCCGGCGCCGAGCCCCTGGCCTTCGACACCGGCCCCGCGAACGCGCTGCTGGACGCGGCCGTACGCCACTTCACCGGCGGCGCCGCCGCCTACGACGAGGACGGCCGCCGCGCCGCGGCCGGACGCACCGACCCCGATCTGCTCAAGGTCCTCCTCGACGACCCCTACTACCGCAGGCCCGCACCGAAGAGCACCGGCAAGGAACTCTTCCACCTGCCGTACCTGCAGCGGGCCCTGGCCGCCGTGCCCGCGCCCGGCACCGACGACGTCCTCGCCACCCTGACCAGGCTCACCGCCGTCACCGTCGCCGACGCCTGCCGGGCGCACGGGGTCACCAGCCTCGTCGTCTCCGGCGGAGGCGCCCGCAACCCGGTGCTGATGCGCATGATCGGCGAGGAATTGCCCGGCGTGACGTTGCGCCCCAGCGACGACCTGGGCCTGCCCTCCGACGCCAAGGAGGCCCTCGCCTTCGCCGTGCTCGGCTTCCTTACCGTCCACGGCCTGCCCGGCACCCTCACCTCGGGCACCGGCGCCCGCCGCGCCACGGTGCTGGGCAGCATCACCCCCGGCCTGGCCCCGTTGCGTCTGCCCGAACCCGCAGCACAGCCGCCCCGCCTGCTGCGGATCACCGACCCCGCCCACTGA
- a CDS encoding FAD-binding oxidoreductase, whose product MSTSAATPATTSRTADPGPAAWLTACVADPSRVSIDVPRRVAAAHDASPYLFTPQAVVRAASTAEVGALMAGARRAGIPLTLRSGGTSLAGQAGGDGVLVDVRTHWRSAEVLDEGLRIRLQPGLTVRQANARLARHGRRLGPDPASESACTIGGLVANNSSGMNCGTQDNAYRTMESLQFVLPSGTVVDTAAPDADAALRAHEPGLHAGLLRLRDRVRGSAASRATIERLFAMKNTMGYGLNSFLDHTDPADVLAHLMIGSEGTLGFVGEAVFRTVPLLPHTATGLLILPGLAEATDALPALLAAGARTAELLDAASLRVAQQAADPVEELRGLRVERHAALLVEFAEDSAEALDATVAAAQPVLDRLPAVTGSALTRDAAVRGRLWHLRKGLYTAVAGARPAGTTALLEDIAVPMERLTGTCESLIGLFDRYGYQDAVIFGHARDGNLHFMLTQDFDTRAETERYARFTDAMVDLVLDAGGTLKAEHGTGRAMAPFVHRQYGDELYEVMRELKRLCDPHDVLNPGVLLTDDPAAHLRDLKSVPAVDPAVDACVECGYCEPVCPTADVTTTPRQRIALQREIALATAAGDEERRRALEADYAYAAVDSCAADSLCVTACPVTIDTGAVMKRLRAQRHSPTAQRFGNTTARHWGSAVTGVRAALNTAHVLPTPVTRAATGAVRKLGATELVPTWSGDIPRGGPARPAPRHPEGARAVFFAACIGSVFAPEGDSGGAAAAFLRLCERAGVQVTVPDGLTGLCCGTPWQSKGYTDGHRTMAGRTLEALWEASDGGRLPVVCDASSCTHGLEQLAETLPESDRARFSALRFVDSVAFTAEHLLPALPAPRRMGTMALHPTCSTVHLGIDAALRQVAAAVSDKVTVPDNWGCCAFAGDRGLLHPEVTESATAAQAAEITAGTYDAYASCNRTCEMGMTRATGRPYRHVLELLDEATA is encoded by the coding sequence ATGAGCACCTCCGCCGCCACCCCCGCCACCACGTCCCGCACCGCCGACCCCGGCCCGGCCGCGTGGCTGACGGCGTGCGTGGCCGACCCCTCCCGGGTCTCCATCGACGTGCCCCGCAGGGTCGCGGCCGCCCACGACGCCTCGCCGTACCTCTTCACACCGCAGGCCGTGGTGCGCGCCGCCTCCACCGCCGAGGTCGGCGCGCTCATGGCCGGGGCGCGCAGGGCCGGGATACCGCTCACACTGCGCTCCGGTGGCACGAGCCTGGCGGGGCAGGCCGGCGGCGACGGCGTCCTGGTGGACGTCCGCACGCACTGGCGCTCCGCGGAGGTCCTCGACGAGGGCCTGCGCATCCGGCTGCAGCCGGGACTCACCGTGCGCCAGGCCAACGCGCGGCTCGCCCGGCACGGCCGCCGCCTCGGCCCCGACCCGGCCAGCGAGAGCGCCTGCACCATCGGCGGGCTCGTCGCCAACAACTCCAGCGGCATGAACTGCGGCACCCAGGACAACGCCTACCGCACCATGGAGTCGCTGCAGTTCGTGCTGCCGTCCGGCACCGTCGTCGACACCGCCGCCCCCGACGCGGACGCCGCACTGCGCGCCCACGAGCCCGGCCTCCACGCCGGGCTGCTGCGGCTGCGCGACCGGGTCCGCGGCTCGGCCGCCTCCCGCGCCACCATCGAGCGGCTGTTCGCGATGAAGAACACCATGGGGTACGGGCTCAACTCGTTCCTCGACCACACCGACCCCGCCGACGTCCTCGCCCACCTGATGATCGGCAGCGAGGGCACCCTCGGCTTCGTCGGCGAGGCCGTCTTCCGCACCGTCCCCCTGCTCCCGCACACCGCCACCGGCCTGCTGATCCTGCCGGGCCTCGCCGAGGCGACCGACGCCCTGCCCGCGCTGCTGGCCGCCGGCGCCCGCACCGCCGAACTCCTCGACGCCGCCTCCCTGCGCGTCGCACAGCAGGCCGCCGACCCCGTCGAGGAACTGCGCGGGCTGCGGGTGGAACGGCACGCCGCCCTACTGGTGGAGTTCGCCGAGGACAGCGCCGAAGCGCTCGACGCGACCGTGGCCGCCGCCCAGCCGGTCCTGGACCGGCTGCCCGCGGTCACCGGGTCCGCGCTCACCCGCGACGCGGCCGTGCGCGGCCGGCTCTGGCACCTGCGCAAGGGCCTGTACACGGCCGTCGCCGGGGCACGGCCGGCCGGGACGACCGCGCTCCTGGAGGACATCGCGGTGCCCATGGAACGGCTGACCGGCACCTGCGAAAGCCTGATCGGCCTGTTCGACCGGTACGGCTACCAGGACGCGGTCATCTTCGGCCACGCCCGCGACGGCAACCTGCACTTCATGCTCACCCAGGACTTCGACACCCGCGCCGAGACCGAGCGCTACGCCCGCTTCACCGACGCGATGGTCGACCTCGTCCTGGACGCCGGCGGCACCCTCAAGGCCGAGCACGGCACCGGCCGCGCCATGGCCCCCTTCGTCCACCGCCAGTACGGCGACGAGCTCTACGAGGTCATGCGCGAGCTGAAGCGGCTCTGCGACCCCCACGACGTCCTCAACCCCGGCGTCCTGCTGACCGACGACCCGGCCGCGCACCTGCGCGACCTGAAGAGCGTGCCCGCGGTCGACCCGGCCGTCGACGCGTGCGTGGAGTGCGGCTACTGCGAGCCGGTCTGCCCGACCGCCGACGTCACCACCACACCCCGGCAACGCATCGCCCTGCAGCGCGAGATCGCCCTGGCCACCGCCGCCGGCGACGAGGAGCGCCGCCGCGCCCTGGAGGCGGACTACGCCTACGCGGCCGTCGACAGCTGCGCGGCCGACAGCCTGTGCGTCACCGCCTGCCCCGTCACGATCGACACCGGCGCGGTCATGAAGCGCCTGCGCGCGCAGCGCCACAGCCCCACCGCCCAGCGCTTCGGCAACACCACCGCCCGGCACTGGGGGAGCGCCGTCACCGGTGTGCGCGCCGCCCTCAACACCGCCCACGTCCTGCCCACCCCGGTCACCCGCGCCGCCACCGGCGCGGTCCGCAAGCTCGGGGCGACGGAGCTGGTGCCCACCTGGTCCGGCGACATCCCGCGCGGCGGCCCGGCCCGCCCGGCCCCCAGGCACCCCGAAGGGGCGCGGGCGGTGTTCTTCGCCGCCTGCATCGGCAGCGTCTTCGCCCCCGAAGGGGACTCCGGCGGCGCGGCCGCCGCCTTCCTGCGGCTGTGCGAACGCGCCGGCGTCCAGGTCACGGTGCCGGACGGCCTGACCGGCCTGTGCTGCGGCACACCGTGGCAGTCCAAGGGCTACACCGACGGGCACCGCACCATGGCCGGCCGGACCCTTGAGGCACTGTGGGAGGCCAGCGACGGCGGGCGGCTGCCGGTCGTGTGCGACGCATCCTCCTGCACCCATGGTCTCGAGCAACTCGCCGAGACCCTCCCGGAGTCCGACCGCGCCCGGTTCTCGGCCCTGCGCTTCGTCGACAGCGTCGCCTTCACCGCCGAGCACCTGCTCCCCGCCCTGCCCGCCCCGCGCCGCATGGGCACCATGGCCCTGCACCCCACCTGCTCCACCGTCCACCTGGGCATCGACGCCGCCCTGCGCCAGGTCGCGGCCGCGGTCAGCGACAAGGTCACCGTCCCCGACAACTGGGGCTGCTGCGCCTTCGCCGGGGACCGCGGACTGCTCCACCCCGAGGTCACGGAGTCCGCGACGGCCGCCCAGGCGGCGGAGATCACCGCCGGGACGTACGACGCCTACGCCTCCTGCAACCGCACCTGCGAGATGGGCATGACCCGCGCCACCGGCCGCCCCTACCGGCACGTCCTGGAACTGCTGGACGAGGCGACCGCCTGA
- a CDS encoding ATP-binding protein, which produces MADSSMKAVGWARSFPVSGGVRSGRRWTRQHLATLDWTKDAPDTVDDILLAVSELVTNAHVHAHSDAEVVLTWDSRCLHVSVHDDDDTVPAPRDADADATGGRGLAIVDGLADHWHTHAQHHGKTITACFTPPGREDPGPDDSAER; this is translated from the coding sequence ATGGCCGACTCGTCGATGAAGGCCGTCGGCTGGGCGCGGTCGTTCCCCGTCTCCGGCGGGGTGCGGTCCGGCCGGCGGTGGACGCGGCAGCACCTCGCCACTCTGGACTGGACGAAGGACGCGCCGGACACGGTCGACGACATCCTGCTGGCCGTGTCGGAGCTCGTCACGAACGCGCACGTCCACGCCCACAGCGACGCCGAGGTCGTCCTCACCTGGGACAGCCGCTGCCTGCACGTCAGCGTCCACGATGACGACGACACGGTGCCCGCCCCGCGCGACGCCGACGCGGACGCCACCGGCGGGCGCGGGCTCGCCATCGTGGACGGTCTCGCCGACCACTGGCACACGCACGCCCAGCACCACGGCAAGACGATAACGGCGTGCTTCACGCCGCCCGGCCGCGAGGACCCCGGTCCGGACGATTCAGCCGAGCGCTGA
- a CDS encoding SRPBCC family protein gives MSTVEESVEVAVPVTTAYNQWTQFEEFPHFMEGVERIDQRTPTLTHWVAKVDGITREFDAEISEQIPDERVAWTTVGGDVHQAGVVTFHRLDDRHTKVMLQLEHQPHGVADTVADKLGVVRRQAKGDLKRFKAYIEARGIESGSWRGAV, from the coding sequence ATGTCGACGGTTGAGGAGTCGGTCGAGGTCGCGGTGCCGGTCACGACGGCGTACAACCAGTGGACGCAGTTCGAGGAGTTCCCCCACTTCATGGAGGGGGTGGAGCGCATCGACCAGCGCACGCCGACCCTGACGCACTGGGTCGCGAAGGTCGACGGCATCACGCGCGAGTTCGACGCCGAGATCAGCGAGCAGATCCCGGACGAGCGGGTCGCCTGGACCACGGTCGGCGGCGACGTCCACCAGGCGGGAGTCGTCACCTTCCACCGCCTGGACGACCGGCACACCAAGGTCATGCTGCAGCTCGAGCACCAACCGCACGGCGTGGCCGACACGGTGGCCGACAAGCTCGGCGTCGTCAGGCGCCAGGCCAAGGGCGACCTCAAGCGCTTCAAGGCGTACATCGAGGCCCGCGGCATCGAGAGCGGCTCCTGGCGCGGTGCGGTCTAG
- a CDS encoding transketolase, whose protein sequence is MTDQKAAARPIGPDSDLEQVFELAQQLRVDSVRASTAAGSGHPTSSLSAADLMAVLMSRHLRYDWQQPENPANDHLIFSKGHASPLLYAMFHAAGAVDEHELMTTYRTFGARLQGHPTPVLPWVDVATGSLGQGIAYGVGIATAGRDLEHEPYRVWVLCGDSEMAEGSVWEALDKAGQRLLPNFVAIVDVNRLGQRGPTELQWDTEAYARRVEAFGCRALVVDGHDLQAVDRALATAADGQAPTVIVARTVKGQGVPEVADIEGWHGKPLPPDLAEHAIEELGGVRHLTVRGPRPPEAAPRPPMAATTPMDLPRFQLGDKVATRVAFGKALVAVGARPDVVVLDAEVGNSTHAEDFGKAYPDRYFETYIAEQQMIASAVGMAVRGYRPYAATFAAFLTRAHDFIRMAAISQISMALSGSHCGVEIGADGPSQMGVEDLSMMRAVHGSTVLYPSDATSAAALTAAQADLDGISYLRTTRGAYPVLYGPDETFPVGGSKTLRQSGDDRVTLVGAGVTLHECLAAADALAADGIPARVIDLYSVKPVDADALERASRDTGALVVAEDHHPEGGLGEAVLSALAARRQGPAFAHLAVRDLPGSGTAEELLDAAGISRTHIAEAARRLTSG, encoded by the coding sequence ATGACGGACCAGAAAGCCGCCGCCCGCCCGATCGGGCCCGACAGCGACCTGGAACAGGTCTTCGAACTCGCCCAGCAGCTCCGGGTGGACTCCGTGCGGGCCAGCACGGCGGCCGGCTCGGGCCACCCGACGTCCAGCCTGTCCGCCGCCGACCTGATGGCCGTGCTGATGTCACGTCACCTGCGGTACGACTGGCAGCAGCCCGAGAACCCGGCCAACGACCACCTCATCTTCTCCAAGGGACACGCCTCTCCCCTGCTGTACGCGATGTTCCACGCCGCGGGTGCCGTGGACGAGCACGAACTCATGACGACCTACCGCACCTTCGGAGCCCGCCTCCAGGGCCACCCCACCCCCGTCCTGCCCTGGGTGGACGTGGCGACCGGATCGCTGGGCCAGGGCATCGCCTACGGCGTGGGCATCGCCACGGCGGGCCGCGACCTGGAGCACGAGCCGTACCGGGTGTGGGTGTTGTGCGGCGACAGCGAGATGGCCGAGGGCTCGGTCTGGGAGGCCCTGGACAAGGCGGGTCAGCGGCTGCTGCCCAACTTCGTCGCGATCGTCGACGTCAACCGGCTCGGCCAGCGCGGCCCCACCGAACTGCAGTGGGACACCGAGGCGTACGCCCGCCGCGTCGAGGCCTTCGGCTGCCGCGCCCTCGTCGTCGACGGGCACGACCTCCAGGCCGTCGACCGGGCGTTGGCCACCGCGGCCGACGGGCAGGCGCCCACCGTCATCGTCGCCAGGACCGTCAAGGGCCAGGGCGTCCCCGAGGTCGCCGACATCGAGGGCTGGCACGGCAAGCCCCTGCCGCCGGACCTCGCGGAGCACGCCATCGAGGAACTCGGGGGCGTGCGTCACCTGACGGTCCGCGGCCCGCGGCCGCCCGAGGCCGCGCCGCGCCCGCCGATGGCCGCGACGACGCCCATGGACCTGCCGCGCTTCCAGCTCGGGGACAAGGTCGCCACCCGGGTCGCCTTCGGCAAGGCGCTCGTCGCCGTCGGCGCCCGCCCCGACGTCGTGGTCCTGGACGCCGAGGTCGGCAACTCCACGCACGCGGAGGACTTCGGCAAGGCCTACCCCGACCGGTACTTCGAGACGTACATCGCCGAGCAACAGATGATCGCCTCGGCCGTCGGCATGGCCGTGCGCGGCTACCGCCCGTACGCGGCGACCTTCGCGGCCTTCCTCACCCGGGCCCACGACTTCATCCGCATGGCGGCCATCTCGCAGATCTCGATGGCCCTCTCCGGCAGTCACTGCGGCGTGGAGATCGGCGCCGACGGCCCCTCCCAGATGGGCGTGGAGGACCTGTCGATGATGCGCGCGGTCCACGGTTCCACCGTGCTCTACCCCAGCGACGCCACCTCCGCCGCGGCGCTGACGGCGGCCCAGGCCGACCTCGACGGCATCTCCTACCTGCGCACCACCCGCGGGGCCTATCCCGTGCTGTACGGGCCCGACGAGACCTTCCCCGTGGGCGGTTCCAAGACCCTGCGCCAGTCCGGCGACGACCGGGTCACCCTCGTCGGCGCGGGGGTCACCCTGCACGAGTGCCTCGCCGCGGCCGACGCGCTGGCCGCCGACGGCATCCCGGCCCGCGTGATCGACCTGTACTCGGTCAAGCCCGTGGACGCCGACGCCCTCGAGCGCGCCTCCCGCGACACCGGCGCCCTCGTCGTCGCCGAGGACCACCACCCCGAGGGCGGCCTGGGCGAGGCCGTCCTGTCCGCCCTCGCCGCGCGGCGCCAGGGCCCGGCCTTCGCCCACCTGGCCGTCCGTGACCTGCCCGGCTCCGGCACCGCGGAGGAACTCCTGGACGCCGCCGGCATCTCCCGCACGCACATCGCCGAGGCGGCCAGGCGTCTGACCTCGGGATGA
- a CDS encoding PRC-barrel domain-containing protein, with amino-acid sequence MIHSADIREWRDRDVIDPKGHKIGALEAIYVDTATDEPAVATVRTGLPTRQRLVFVPLDEAVVGPGYVKVTQSKGLVKKGPSIGTDDVLPAEQEGEIFQYYDMAYHPGAGGERKLARR; translated from the coding sequence ATGATCCATTCAGCCGATATCCGCGAGTGGCGCGACCGCGACGTCATCGACCCCAAGGGGCACAAGATCGGCGCGCTGGAGGCGATCTACGTCGACACCGCCACCGACGAGCCGGCGGTGGCCACGGTGCGCACCGGTCTGCCCACACGGCAGCGACTGGTCTTCGTCCCCCTCGACGAGGCGGTCGTGGGGCCCGGTTACGTCAAGGTCACCCAGTCCAAGGGGCTGGTGAAGAAGGGTCCGTCCATCGGGACGGACGACGTCCTGCCCGCAGAGCAGGAAGGGGAGATCTTCCAGTACTACGACATGGCCTACCACCCGGGCGCCGGCGGCGAACGGAAGCTCGCCCGCCGCTGA
- a CDS encoding RtcB family protein, producing the protein MDVVEEGPYRFRIAPRARMRVPGVVFASRDLLSHAEKALEQVVNVATLPGIVGASYAMPDVHWGYGFPIGGVAATDVADGGVVSPGGVGFDISCGVRLMAADCDRRTVGPALPAIMDGLGQDTPRGAVTGAVWHLGSDRRLERVLTGGSRYAVEEGHGEDGDLRRCEDEGTVADADPGQVSARARERGLGQVGSLGSGNHFLEVQEVAEVYDEAVAAAFGLALGQVCVMIHCGSRGLGHQICSDHVRAMDRTMRRYGIEVPDRQLACVPVESPEGRAYLGAMAAAANYARANRQLLGELSRRVFRREAGVRLALVYDVSHNLAKIEEHDVEGTRRTLCVHRKGATRALPPGHPDLPADLRGVGQPVLIPGTMGTCSYVLTGVPRGDAFHSTCHGAGREKSRHQAARGVSGRELRARLEARGIAVRASSWRGLAEETPEAYKDVSAVVEASEGAGLCRKVVRLVPLGVVKG; encoded by the coding sequence ATGGATGTCGTGGAAGAGGGCCCCTACCGTTTCCGCATCGCCCCGCGCGCGCGGATGCGCGTACCCGGCGTCGTGTTCGCCTCGCGCGACCTGCTCAGTCATGCCGAGAAGGCCTTGGAGCAGGTCGTCAACGTGGCGACGCTGCCGGGCATCGTCGGCGCCTCCTACGCCATGCCCGACGTCCACTGGGGCTACGGCTTCCCCATCGGAGGCGTGGCCGCGACCGACGTCGCCGACGGCGGTGTGGTCTCCCCGGGCGGGGTGGGCTTCGACATCTCCTGCGGCGTGCGCCTGATGGCGGCCGACTGCGACCGGCGGACGGTCGGACCCGCCCTGCCCGCGATCATGGACGGACTGGGCCAGGACACACCCCGCGGCGCCGTCACCGGAGCCGTCTGGCACCTGGGCAGCGACCGCCGGCTGGAACGCGTGCTGACGGGCGGGTCCCGCTACGCCGTGGAGGAGGGTCACGGCGAGGACGGCGACCTGCGGCGGTGCGAGGACGAGGGCACCGTGGCCGACGCCGACCCCGGACAGGTGAGCGCACGCGCCAGGGAACGCGGCCTCGGGCAGGTCGGCAGCCTCGGCTCGGGCAACCACTTCCTCGAGGTGCAGGAGGTCGCCGAGGTGTACGACGAAGCGGTCGCCGCCGCTTTCGGCCTCGCGCTCGGCCAGGTCTGCGTGATGATCCACTGCGGTTCCCGGGGGCTGGGGCACCAGATCTGCTCCGACCACGTGCGGGCGATGGACCGGACCATGCGGCGGTACGGCATCGAGGTCCCCGACCGGCAGCTCGCCTGCGTTCCCGTGGAATCGCCCGAAGGCCGCGCCTACCTCGGCGCGATGGCGGCCGCGGCCAACTATGCCCGGGCCAACCGCCAGCTCCTCGGCGAGCTGTCCCGCCGCGTCTTCCGCCGCGAGGCGGGCGTCCGTCTGGCCCTCGTCTACGACGTGTCCCACAACCTCGCGAAGATCGAGGAGCACGACGTGGAGGGCACGCGGCGCACCCTCTGCGTCCACCGCAAGGGCGCCACCCGTGCGCTCCCGCCCGGTCACCCGGACCTGCCCGCCGACCTGCGCGGCGTCGGCCAGCCCGTGCTCATCCCCGGCACCATGGGCACCTGCTCGTACGTCCTCACCGGCGTTCCCCGTGGCGACGCCTTCCACTCGACCTGTCACGGGGCGGGCCGGGAGAAGAGCCGGCACCAGGCCGCGCGGGGCGTCAGCGGCAGGGAGCTGCGGGCCCGGCTGGAGGCCCGCGGGATCGCGGTCCGCGCCTCGTCCTGGCGCGGCCTCGCCGAGGAGACGCCCGAGGCGTACAAGGACGTCTCGGCGGTGGTGGAGGCGAGCGAGGGCGCCGGACTGTGCCGCAAGGTCGTCCGCCTGGTGCCCCTGGGCGTGGTGAAGGGTTAG
- a CDS encoding archease, translating into MVDETYGGGPEAGGHRAVPHTADVRIEAWGPTREQCLVEAVLGLVECFADVAGVRPARVRRIPVADAADDDLLADLLDEVIFRLEVHGEVPVDVEAESDADGLDVRMAMADVGSVEVTGAVPKAVSLGELHLAPGPYGWTCAATVDV; encoded by the coding sequence ATGGTGGACGAGACGTACGGCGGCGGACCGGAGGCGGGCGGACACCGTGCGGTACCGCACACCGCCGATGTGCGGATAGAGGCGTGGGGGCCCACCAGGGAGCAGTGCCTGGTCGAGGCGGTGCTGGGCCTGGTCGAGTGCTTCGCGGACGTCGCCGGGGTGCGGCCGGCACGCGTGCGGCGGATCCCGGTCGCCGACGCCGCCGACGACGACCTGCTGGCGGACCTGCTGGACGAGGTCATCTTCCGGCTCGAGGTACACGGGGAGGTCCCCGTCGACGTCGAGGCGGAGTCGGACGCCGACGGGCTGGACGTACGGATGGCGATGGCCGACGTGGGGTCGGTCGAGGTCACCGGCGCGGTGCCGAAGGCGGTCTCGCTGGGCGAGCTCCACCTGGCGCCCGGCCCGTACGGATGGACCTGCGCGGCGACGGTGGACGTCTGA